The genomic segment GCGTCGTGCCCGTTCGTCGAAACCTGCGAAGCACTGCACAGCAAGCGGGTGGCGGAATTGCCCGTGAAGTTGCGCAAGACGAAAATAAAAACGCGCCACCTGTCTTATATATATATAATGTGTAAGGGCGAAATTGCCATCCGTCGCCGCCCGTCGGGCGATATCTGGCAGGGACTTTGGGAAGTGCCGGTGGTGGAAGAGGGGAGGAGCGTGCTGACATCGTCGGGCATCTATCCCACAGAATGCGCCATTTTACTGAAAAAAGGCGTGCACCACGTGCTCACCCACCGCATTCTCATAGCCGATTTCTACCTGTTGGAACTGCCGGAGCGTCTGCCGTTGCCCGACGAGTATGTGTGGATTCCCGAGTCGGCATTCGACGATTATGCCAAGCCGCGCCTGATGGAACTGTTGTTGGAAACACTCTCGACATATCGGAAGGGAAATTCCCTGTAGCAACGGCATGATTTTTTTCTGCCGCAAATGCCATTTTCGAGTCAATAGAATCTACCGTTTGGTAGTCAAAAAGTTTAGTTCTCGGAAATCAAATTCAGTGAATTTACTCATCAAATTCAGTGAATTTGGTCACCAATTTCACTGAATTTGGTTAGAGAGACTTTTCGGGCTGATACACCAATCCGCCCCTACTTGTTGGAGATAGTTCTTTTTTTGTTTTCACAAAGCGTGCGAAAAAGGAGGCACTCGCTCATCACCGGTCTGACGAAACTGCATTCTCTCATTCGTTAATTGGGACGTATCAAATCCATCTTCCTGAGATAATACATCACGACTATTGCCGAATTCTTTTGTTTTCTTTTCAGTGATTTGTATTCTTCTAACTCTTCGGGATTGTCGGACAATAGGGATTCCAGCATTTTAGCATCTATTTTCTTTAACAGCTCATTTTCTTCATTCATGTATAATACGCAGTCATGGTCATAGAATGCTCCCATTATTGCACCGGCAAGTAGTCCGCCGATGAGTCCAAAATTTAATGCATAGGCAGATAATGTTGTGTTCATTTGGTTGTATCGGATTTTCTCTATCGTATTTGGGATGCACAACCCATATTGTTTGTATCGATATGCCCTGACATATCCCTGCCGATACCTTAACCTCGTATTGTTGGTTCCTCTCTTGCAGTTGAAATAGAGGGAATCGCCGAACAGCACAACGAGGGCTTTGTTTTTCATTGTCTTCTCAAGTTCTTTGGAGTCTGCCTTGAAGCGGAATTGGTCACATTGGTCTATGATATTCTTTTCACCCTCAAAGTCCTGCAGGGTGATTGCTTCTGTCTCTATCCACAGATTGTTTTTGAAGGCGGAATAGGAGGTGCAATACTTGGCTGGTTTCTTATATCTTTCCTTGAATGCCGTTGTGAGGGAGTCATAGTTGATTTGCGGTTTTGTCCATCCTCCGTTTTCCTGTGCATGTACGATGCATGAGATAAGTGTCAGAAGAAAAATGATTCGTGTTTTCATGATGCAGTAGGTTTATTCGTCGTTACGGGCGAGTGTCAGCGTGATGTCGGTGTAGGTGATGTCGGCAGGGCAGAGTTCCTTGATGGCTTTCTTGCCGTTCTCCAGTCCGATGCGTTGCGCGATGCTGCGGATGATTTTCTGCTTCTTGGGTTCTACGAGCTCGTCAAGCGACAGTTCGTCGCCGCCGATGAACTTAGCGAGGTGGTTGATGACGGTCTGCAGGGTCAGTTTGCGCTCTTTGCTGATTTGCGCGGGCGACATTCCCTTGCGGTACATATGCAGTGTCTTTTCCTGTGTCGATTCTTTCTGGGACTTTTGTTTTTCCACTTTGTTCTCGCGGTTGCGTCTCTTCTTGGATGTTCCGCCGTCAAGGGCATCGAGTATGGCTTGCTGTTTGGCTTTCAGATAGAAGGGAACGGAGAATCCCTGTTCGGCGATGTCGTTGAGCAACAGGCGCTTTGCCATTACAGCCTGCTGGGCATCGGCGAGGCAGTCGGCGAGTCTGCCCCTGACATCTTTATTCTTCGTCTCGATGAGTTTTGTGAGTGTGAAGAGCCCTTTGAAAACCTTCTCCAGTTCGTTGCTGAAATAGACGGCACTTCGTTTGATGCGCTCCATGAACGGCTGTTCGTGAAGTTTCTCCTGTTCGGTTTTCTGAATGAGCATGGTCCATTTCAGTGCTACGATGGAAAGCTCGTCCTTGAGGTATTGGACGGTCGCCTTATGCTTGTTGGTGAGCGCCGGATGGCTGCGTGTGAAATGCTCAATAAGCAGTCGCGATAGCCGTTCTTCCGTCATGCTGATTTCCCGGAAGTCGAACAGTTCGATGAGCAGTTCGCGATGATATTCCTCTTTCAGCGTGTGCAACCTGCCGATGCTCTGCAACGCCTCTTGCTCTTGATAACTGATGTATTGTTCCACCCGTTGGTCGCTGATGACGGCAGCGGTCGATACGGGTGATGCGAGCACCAGTCCTTCGAGCGTCTTGCAGCGGCTCAGCGCTACA from the Prevotella sp. Rep29 genome contains:
- a CDS encoding DUF6563 family protein; amino-acid sequence: MKTRIIFLLTLISCIVHAQENGGWTKPQINYDSLTTAFKERYKKPAKYCTSYSAFKNNLWIETEAITLQDFEGEKNIIDQCDQFRFKADSKELEKTMKNKALVVLFGDSLYFNCKRGTNNTRLRYRQGYVRAYRYKQYGLCIPNTIEKIRYNQMNTTLSAYALNFGLIGGLLAGAIMGAFYDHDCVLYMNEENELLKKIDAKMLESLLSDNPEELEEYKSLKRKQKNSAIVVMYYLRKMDLIRPN